The following coding sequences lie in one Rutidosis leptorrhynchoides isolate AG116_Rl617_1_P2 chromosome 4, CSIRO_AGI_Rlap_v1, whole genome shotgun sequence genomic window:
- the LOC139842014 gene encoding uncharacterized protein has protein sequence MDANNGILPLAYGIGAGETTDHWTWFFGKRNRKSLSWTVKPISQVKFEVLDMKKGGKVNLQDKTCTCKQWQFSGIPCGHVMAVARYFVLRNVTTHVQKYFHTETYKSAYMEDINPLDHISEWIDPGHLQTVLPPLVTKRQSGRPKSTARIPSQGEDKDNFKSKRKCSRCLEYGHTRSTCTAHYDLSDGKQKSKCNS, from the coding sequence ATGGATGCTAACAATGGAATCCTTCCATTAGCCTACGGTATTGGAGCAGGAGAGACCACCGATCATTGGACATGGTTTTTTGGTAAAAGAAATCGTAAGTCTCTTAGTTGGACTGTCAAACCGATATCACAAGTTAAGTTTGAGGTATTGGATATGAAAAAAGGCGGTAAAGTCAATCTACAAGATAAAACTTGCACATGTAAACAATGGCAGTTTTCCGGTATACCCTGTGGACATGTAATGGCAGTAGCAAGGTATTTTGTCCTACGTAACGTTACTACACACGTTCAGAAGTATTTCCACACTGAAACGTACAAGTCGGCATACATGGAAGATATTAACCCGCTAGATCATATTTCTGAATGGATAGATCCAGGACACCTACAAACCGTCCTACCGCCATTGGTTACAAAGCGACAATCGGGTAGACCGAAGAGTACTGCTCGTATACCGTCCCAAGGAGAGGACAAAGACAACTTCAAATCTAAAAGAAAATGCAGTCGTTGCTTGGAATATGGACATACTAGATCAACTTGCACCGCACATTATGATCTTTCTGACGGTAAACAAAAGTCCAAGTGTAACTCATAA